The DNA segment GCTTTACTGATTCAAAAAAGTACTCAGCAAATGATACCAATTCTTTCCTTTCCTTCTCTTTTAAAAGGCCGAGCCGTTCACCAGAAAAACAACCAATATATTTCATGTTTAAATCATCGCAAATGGCTCGGATATAATTATGCGCTATATTGTCATGGAAATGGATGGATGTGCTAAAAGCGGCCGTATATTTACCGTTAAAAAAACACTCTTTGTTTTTCTCAAAAATTAGTTCTATAAACCTTTTATATTGTGCGGGGATAAGAAGGATATATACTGGGAAAGCCCAAATAACACCATCGGATTGCTCAACCTTATTTAAGATATCCTGCAATATCTTTTCATCTTTTTCTATTTTTTTTATGTTTTTGGAAATCTCTATTATTTCAAATTTATGATAAGGAAATATTTTTTGAATAAACTCGATAGATTTCATCGTAATACTAAGATCGACGCCCAGCGGGCTACCATTCAGCACAACTATTTTCATAAATATTCTTTTGTCAGTTTTATCGGCTCTGCCATGGTTTACTTCTTCACCAACCCATGCTTTATGCATTCTTTAGCTACAAAATTCGCGAGAGCCTTGTTTAAAAGCTTGAATCCTTTATCGTCTATGGCGGTTTGATTGCAAAACTCTACATTCATCTTTTTAAGCTCAATTAACTCGAAATCGCTTTTGGGTAAGAATCCATGCAATATAAGCGCTTTCGGTTTATGGCTCGATCTCATCATCAGCCCGGCGAGCTCTTTCGTATCTTCGATACTGAAAAGGCTTTCATTCATAACCACTATATCGGGTTGATAGTCATACAAAAGATTAAGCCCTTCCCTATCGCCATATACGACCTTTATCTCGTAGCTACCTTCTATCACACCCTGCTCTTTGTCTTCAGGCGTAAGCGCCTGTCCTGCAAAATATACACACATAAGCGCGAACGCCATAGGATTTGGCTCAAGGAATAGGACCTTAGCTTTCGGAGTTTGGGTAATTTCCGGGTCTTTTTCGTTTGTGGAATAAAATCTTGTATCTTTGTCGGATTCTCGTAAAACATATTTGATCCTATCGAGAAGTTTTGATATATCTATGGGCTTAACAAGAAAGCCGTTAACACCAATCTTTTCAACGGCATCTTTTGACTCTTTATCATATGCGGTTATTACGATTACCTTGGTCTTAGGGTGTTCTTTTCTGACCTTCTTTAGGATGGTAACACCGTCTATGCCGGGCATATTTATATCGAGTAGTATCAAGTCGATATTGTGAATAGAGTCTATGACTTTTGCGGCTTCGGTGCCGTCGAAAGCGGTAAGCATATCATACCCTAAAGCCGAGAAAAATCCTTTCAGGGTCTTGGTTAGATCGACTTCGTCATCCGCTACCAGTATCACGCCTTTTTCATTATTTTCTCTCATTGTTATTATTTTCCTTTTATTATGTTAATATCTATTAACTGCCATTTGATAATCATATATAAAGCAAAGTATACACGATTTCATCCAGGGAAGCAAATGCGTCTTGTTTTTTTTCAGATGGGCTATCTGCTCGTTTACAAGCGGCATGGCCTTAGGCGGGGTGCCAGACGCGTCTCATTCATATTGCGAAAAACGAGACGCACCTCCTTTTTTTATAAAGCAGAAACTATTTTTA comes from the Candidatus Omnitrophota bacterium genome and includes:
- a CDS encoding response regulator, which produces MRENNEKGVILVADDEVDLTKTLKGFFSALGYDMLTAFDGTEAAKVIDSIHNIDLILLDINMPGIDGVTILKKVRKEHPKTKVIVITAYDKESKDAVEKIGVNGFLVKPIDISKLLDRIKYVLRESDKDTRFYSTNEKDPEITQTPKAKVLFLEPNPMAFALMCVYFAGQALTPEDKEQGVIEGSYEIKVVYGDREGLNLLYDYQPDIVVMNESLFSIEDTKELAGLMMRSSHKPKALILHGFLPKSDFELIELKKMNVEFCNQTAIDDKGFKLLNKALANFVAKECIKHGLVKK